In a genomic window of Akkermansia massiliensis:
- a CDS encoding acyltransferase family protein, whose amino-acid sequence MVEEYSPDTEPEKAQATRPGAVPGTPPRECWLDLGRVVGLFFIVLFHAGGSGAEFPLFFQRVPFLFMAAAYFVGRRKMFDWRHSPCRYVLFYLAWNGAAFLEAFFRHWIYLSLGHSSTWDWSSLPWKLTGVGTTFPYDGPLWFLKYVMALSLLSSLLFALGKRKLLIPATIAVLFSVVLFPEINALFSDPPRVPWADSLAFFMLGFCLSSLTLGEIKLFLKKISYFSLPAWAAIAWMNHGGVISTETLHTIPCWIPGILGLGSLCVLLAEKTFFRKIAQACAPLFFFIYAVHCLILPWLMPLLSRILPEELPSPMIAAVLVFAGAFFLHRQVVRHYPGWEYLIFAQKRRKPVTDGQEKEIVAAAFSRSASINEPPL is encoded by the coding sequence ATGGTTGAAGAATACTCTCCGGACACGGAGCCGGAAAAGGCGCAGGCTACCCGTCCGGGGGCCGTTCCCGGGACGCCGCCGAGGGAATGCTGGCTTGACCTGGGCAGGGTGGTTGGCCTGTTCTTCATCGTCCTTTTTCATGCTGGGGGAAGCGGAGCGGAATTCCCTCTCTTCTTCCAGCGGGTGCCTTTTCTGTTCATGGCGGCGGCCTACTTTGTGGGACGCAGGAAAATGTTCGACTGGCGTCATTCCCCGTGCAGGTACGTTTTATTTTATCTGGCATGGAACGGCGCGGCTTTTCTGGAAGCGTTCTTCAGGCATTGGATTTATTTAAGCCTGGGCCATTCAAGCACGTGGGACTGGAGCAGCCTGCCCTGGAAACTGACGGGAGTGGGAACCACCTTCCCCTACGACGGCCCCCTGTGGTTCCTGAAATACGTGATGGCGCTGAGCCTGCTCTCTTCGCTTTTATTTGCCCTGGGAAAAAGGAAGCTGCTGATTCCCGCGACGATAGCCGTTCTCTTCTCCGTAGTGCTGTTTCCGGAGATCAACGCGCTGTTTTCCGACCCTCCCCGGGTTCCGTGGGCGGACTCCCTGGCTTTTTTCATGCTGGGGTTCTGCCTTTCCTCCCTGACGCTGGGCGAGATTAAGCTGTTCCTGAAAAAAATAAGTTACTTTTCCCTTCCCGCGTGGGCGGCAATAGCGTGGATGAACCATGGCGGCGTCATCTCCACGGAAACCCTGCACACCATCCCCTGCTGGATTCCGGGGATTCTGGGACTGGGCTCCCTGTGCGTTCTGCTGGCGGAAAAGACGTTCTTTCGTAAAATCGCTCAGGCATGCGCTCCCCTCTTTTTCTTCATTTATGCCGTCCATTGCCTGATCCTTCCCTGGTTGATGCCGCTCCTCTCGAGAATCCTTCCTGAAGAACTTCCTTCTCCCATGATTGCGGCGGTCCTGGTATTTGCGGGAGCATTCTTTCTTCATCGGCAGGTGGTCCGGCATTACCCCGGCTGGGAATACCTGATCTTTGCCCAAAAGCGGAGAAAGCCGGTGACTGACGGGCAGGAAAAGGAGATAGTTGCCGCCGCCTTTTCCCGGTCCGCTTCCATCAATGAGCCCCCTCTTTAG